Genomic window (Syntrophorhabdus sp.):
ATCATGGGAACGGTGCTGTGTTTCCTCATCTGCCATTACTTCGTAAGGAAGATCCCTTACGCGAAGAGAGTGCTGTGACGGGCCACGGTTTTCTTCGAGGACAATTGTCTTGACAACGCAGGGAGATAGCAGGAAAATTCAATACCGCTCACTATTTCACGCCACTGGACAGGGAGGGATCTGGCATGGGCAATGCTCCGTCAGACCGTATCCCGGGGGCACCAACGAAAAATACATATCCGGAGGTTTACATGACCACTGCTGTTGAGTACCTGAAGATCAACCCTGTTTTCCACATCGCCACCGTTGACGGCACGAAGGCCCGCGTCAGGCCCTTCGGTTTCAGCATGAAGAGGAACAACGCCCTGTACTTCTGCACGAACAAGACCAAGGACGTGTACAAGCAGATGTCCCAAAACCCTGAGGTCGAGATCTCCGATATGGGAAGCGACGGCACATGGCTCAGGATACGGGGCCGCATTGCCTTTGACGACTCCCGGGACGCAAAGGTCCAGGCCTTCGCGGAATCCGGGAA
Coding sequences:
- a CDS encoding pyridoxamine 5'-phosphate oxidase family protein, yielding MTTAVEYLKINPVFHIATVDGTKARVRPFGFSMKRNNALYFCTNKTKDVYKQMSQNPEVEISDMGSDGTWLRIRGRIAFDDSRDAKVQAFAESGNLLKIYPKGADDETFVTFYFVEAVATLFSFTAAPK